One window of the Capnocytophaga haemolytica genome contains the following:
- a CDS encoding glycosyltransferase family 2 protein, with translation MKLFSVIIPVYNIADYLPQCIDSVLAQDFQDYEIILVDDGSTDGSSEICDKYVLEYEQIKVIHKENTGPSDARNIGIKNAIGDYIIFLDGDDFWQGNTIFFDLSKIIREENHPDLIVYGFTLFYTDNDDRLGVFYPNMENSSKIFRQDLKELVEKFVFHASICSKVLKRKLLIDNSLFFPEGKSVEDVAWAADMIPYIGRYAIYNSAFYYYRKNRKGSATYKPKREAIFDMIDILAEREENLLSIEGGREYFAYNYFIYLPFVNMLEKKERKYCLDKLKKWKYVLKYYPKNIFGWKFKLKILLYRLLGINISGKLDYYRLKLLRKI, from the coding sequence ATGAAATTGTTTAGCGTTATTATACCTGTATATAATATAGCGGACTATTTACCGCAATGTATCGACTCTGTTTTGGCACAGGATTTTCAAGATTATGAGATTATTCTTGTAGATGATGGATCTACAGACGGGTCATCCGAAATTTGTGATAAATATGTATTAGAATATGAGCAAATAAAAGTTATTCATAAAGAAAACACAGGACCATCTGATGCTCGAAATATAGGAATTAAAAATGCTATCGGAGATTATATTATATTTTTAGATGGAGATGATTTTTGGCAGGGGAATACCATATTCTTTGATCTATCTAAGATTATTAGAGAAGAGAATCATCCAGATCTAATAGTATATGGTTTTACGCTATTTTATACAGATAATGATGATAGGTTAGGTGTATTCTATCCTAATATGGAAAATAGTAGTAAAATATTTAGACAAGATTTAAAAGAATTAGTAGAGAAATTTGTATTTCACGCGTCTATCTGTAGTAAAGTTTTAAAAAGAAAATTACTTATTGATAATTCTTTATTTTTCCCAGAAGGAAAATCTGTTGAGGATGTTGCTTGGGCAGCGGATATGATACCCTATATAGGTAGATATGCTATTTACAATAGTGCTTTTTATTATTATAGAAAAAATAGAAAGGGTTCTGCTACCTATAAACCTAAAAGAGAGGCTATTTTTGATATGATAGATATTTTGGCAGAGAGAGAAGAGAATCTCCTATCAATTGAAGGAGGACGTGAGTATTTTGCGTATAACTATTTTATATATCTTCCGTTTGTGAATATGTTAGAAAAAAAAGAAAGAAAATATTGTCTGGATAAACTAAAAAAATGGAAATATGTATTAAAATATTACCCTAAAAATATCTTTGGATGGAAATTCAAGTTAAAAATATTGTTGTATAGACTTTTGGGGATTAATATTTCTGGGAAATTAGATTATTATAGGCTAAAATTATTGAGAAAAATATGA
- a CDS encoding sugar 3,4-ketoisomerase has protein sequence MNTPQIINLPKIVDKRGNLSFFENENQIPFEIARTYWIYDVPGGELRGSHAFREQQEFIIALSGSFDVVLHNGEEEQRFVLNRSYYGLYIPKMYWRKIENFSTNSLALIVSDKSYDEGDYIRDFEEFKRLRNERK, from the coding sequence ATGAATACACCACAAATTATAAATTTACCAAAGATAGTAGATAAGCGAGGAAACTTGTCATTCTTTGAGAATGAGAATCAGATACCTTTTGAAATAGCTCGTACCTATTGGATATATGATGTACCTGGTGGCGAGTTGAGAGGTAGTCACGCTTTTAGGGAACAACAGGAATTTATTATTGCTCTTTCAGGGAGTTTTGATGTAGTGCTTCACAATGGTGAAGAGGAGCAACGTTTTGTTCTGAATCGTTCGTATTATGGACTGTATATCCCTAAAATGTATTGGAGAAAAATTGAGAATTTTTCTACCAATTCTTTGGCGTTGATAGTTTCTGATAAGAGCTATGATGAGGGTGATTATATCAGAGATTTTGAAGAATTTAAGCGTTTAAGAAATGAAAGAAAATAA
- a CDS encoding nucleotidyltransferase family protein, with amino-acid sequence MREVLLIHKDKNLVEGLKQLSELSDISRLILFVVDDQGRVLGSVTDGDIRRAIVKEERLDKRVGEICNKNFKHLQKTESYQSFEDFRKTDIKILPVIDESGRMVDLIDLEKTRAILPLEAVIMAGGRGKRMSPLTDTVPKPMLPLGGKPIIEHNIDRLIQFGIKKIYISLKYLGEQIVDYFGNGTEKGVELCYVWEEEPLGTAGALALIEDFKTPHILLMNSDLFTNVDLESLYLRLIKEQADMAVASTEYKVDVPYAIFETKEGVVVNFKEKPTFIYHSNAGIYILKRSLLEDMQRGKYCDITDMMERLVRTGGKLVYDPIIGYWIDIGKPVDYQHAKELVKYI; translated from the coding sequence ATGAGAGAGGTACTGTTAATTCATAAGGATAAAAACTTGGTTGAGGGGTTAAAACAACTCAGTGAACTATCGGATATCAGTAGGTTGATATTATTTGTAGTAGATGACCAAGGGCGTGTGTTAGGATCGGTAACAGATGGAGACATACGTCGTGCTATTGTGAAAGAAGAGCGTTTGGATAAGCGAGTGGGTGAGATTTGCAATAAGAATTTTAAGCATCTGCAAAAGACTGAATCTTACCAGAGTTTTGAAGATTTTAGGAAAACAGATATAAAAATATTGCCTGTAATAGATGAATCGGGGCGTATGGTTGATCTGATTGATTTAGAGAAAACGCGAGCTATCTTGCCATTAGAGGCTGTTATAATGGCTGGAGGGCGAGGGAAACGGATGAGTCCACTGACGGATACAGTGCCCAAGCCAATGTTGCCTTTAGGAGGAAAACCTATTATTGAGCACAATATTGATAGATTGATACAGTTTGGGATTAAGAAGATTTATATATCACTAAAATATCTTGGAGAGCAGATTGTAGATTATTTTGGTAATGGTACTGAAAAAGGAGTAGAGCTATGTTATGTGTGGGAAGAGGAACCTTTAGGAACGGCTGGAGCCTTGGCACTTATAGAGGATTTTAAAACACCTCATATTTTGTTGATGAATAGTGATCTGTTCACTAATGTGGATTTAGAATCACTTTACCTGAGGCTCATAAAGGAACAAGCAGATATGGCAGTAGCTTCTACAGAATATAAAGTAGATGTACCCTATGCTATTTTTGAAACAAAAGAAGGTGTAGTTGTCAATTTTAAGGAGAAACCTACTTTTATATACCATTCCAATGCAGGGATTTATATATTAAAGAGAAGTTTGCTGGAGGATATGCAGAGAGGAAAATACTGTGACATTACAGATATGATGGAGAGATTGGTTAGGACAGGAGGAAAATTGGTATATGACCCTATAATAGGTTATTGGATAGATATAGGGAAACCAGTTGATTATCAACATGCAAAAGAGTTGGTAAAATATATTTAA
- a CDS encoding formyltransferase family protein encodes MNNEMTICIAGKNNIAVTVAEYILKEYKEVTLIACCNATDNGKNGFQRSFKSFCTQHQVPVKKLEELYSISNLIFLSLEYDRIIRPSNFLTEKLYNIHFSYLPAYKGMYTSALPILNSETYTGVTLHKIDVGIDTGDIIAQKKIEILQDFSGQDLYLKYIEEGTKLVIENIENILNNKIIAIPQSSFQSSYYSKKTIDYTNLRIDTNKTAFEIQSQIRAFTFPAYQLPIIGGTKVYKSLITNVKTDKKAGTIISETDFELCIATIDYDLILYKDLRDVLFASAKDGNIEVLHKFIEEDYDIHQRSKEGWDIAMIAAYNGKYTYLEYLLNEKGWDINVVNNNGTTLLMYLMTDAATNNHILSLKNFIDTYKPILHQKDYYGNDVFYYAEKYKNEKVIKLLKKYLK; translated from the coding sequence ATGAATAATGAGATGACTATTTGTATTGCAGGCAAGAATAATATAGCAGTAACAGTGGCGGAGTATATTTTAAAGGAATATAAAGAGGTTACTTTAATAGCTTGTTGTAATGCTACAGATAATGGTAAGAATGGATTTCAGCGTTCTTTTAAGTCTTTTTGTACGCAACATCAAGTGCCAGTTAAGAAATTAGAAGAGCTTTATTCTATTAGCAATTTGATCTTCCTGAGTTTAGAATATGACAGGATAATAAGGCCATCTAATTTTTTAACAGAGAAACTATATAATATACATTTTTCATATTTACCAGCATACAAAGGGATGTATACCTCAGCTTTACCAATCTTGAATAGCGAGACCTATACAGGAGTAACATTACATAAAATAGATGTTGGGATAGATACGGGAGATATTATAGCTCAAAAAAAAATTGAGATACTGCAAGATTTTTCTGGGCAAGATTTATATTTGAAATATATAGAAGAAGGAACCAAATTAGTAATAGAAAACATTGAAAACATTTTAAATAATAAGATAATAGCAATTCCTCAAAGTTCATTTCAATCTTCTTATTATTCAAAAAAAACAATAGATTATACTAATCTTAGAATTGATACTAATAAGACGGCTTTTGAAATACAATCTCAAATACGGGCTTTTACATTTCCAGCATATCAGTTACCAATAATTGGGGGGACTAAGGTATATAAGTCATTAATAACAAATGTTAAAACTGATAAGAAAGCTGGTACAATTATTTCAGAGACAGATTTTGAACTTTGTATTGCTACTATTGATTATGATTTGATATTGTATAAAGATTTACGAGATGTTTTATTTGCATCTGCAAAGGATGGAAATATAGAAGTTTTGCATAAATTTATTGAAGAGGATTATGATATACATCAAAGAAGCAAAGAAGGTTGGGATATTGCAATGATTGCAGCGTACAATGGAAAATATACTTACTTAGAGTATCTTTTGAATGAAAAAGGTTGGGATATTAACGTAGTTAATAATAACGGGACTACGTTATTAATGTATTTAATGACTGATGCTGCTACAAATAATCATATTTTGTCTCTAAAGAACTTTATTGACACGTATAAACCAATATTGCATCAAAAAGATTATTATGGGAATGATGTCTTTTACTATGCAGAAAAGTATAAAAATGAAAAAGTTATAAAGCTACTAAAGAAATATTTAAAATGA
- a CDS encoding glycosyltransferase gives MKEPLVTVVVITYNSEKYVLETLESIKSQTYADIELIVSDDCSKDNTVAITERWLNENKDRFIDTKLITTEVNTGIPANCNRGWKAAKGEWIKYIAGDDTLKIDAIESFVEFIDKNAETKIVHSNIDMYVDDFTEKNFKSIYASTFFNEKLSIDKQFELLSLRSFIPAPSVIINKGLLEELSGFDETIPLCEDYPFWLKVNSAGYLFYYLDKVTANYRLHNASVSTSSENHLFSLFFKTEIVVYKKYIKGKRGRLFDFFREYEYNLKFFFEKKNLNKGKYMLLYKCLHFPYRIYEKYLLKKIIR, from the coding sequence ATGAAAGAACCCTTAGTAACAGTTGTAGTTATTACTTACAATTCAGAGAAGTATGTACTTGAAACTTTAGAGAGTATCAAAAGCCAAACTTATGCCGATATTGAATTAATAGTTTCTGATGATTGTTCTAAGGATAATACAGTAGCAATAACTGAGAGATGGCTTAACGAAAATAAAGATAGATTTATTGATACAAAGCTAATAACAACGGAAGTAAACACAGGTATACCAGCGAATTGCAATAGAGGTTGGAAAGCAGCTAAAGGAGAGTGGATAAAATATATAGCGGGAGATGATACTCTAAAAATAGATGCTATAGAGTCGTTTGTTGAATTTATAGATAAGAATGCTGAGACTAAGATAGTGCATTCAAATATTGATATGTATGTAGATGATTTTACAGAAAAGAATTTTAAAAGTATATATGCAAGTACTTTCTTTAATGAAAAACTATCTATAGATAAGCAATTTGAGTTACTTTCTTTGCGGAGTTTTATTCCAGCCCCAAGTGTAATTATCAATAAAGGACTCTTAGAAGAGCTATCAGGATTTGATGAGACTATACCATTATGTGAAGATTATCCTTTTTGGTTAAAAGTTAATAGTGCTGGATATTTATTTTATTATTTAGATAAAGTAACTGCAAACTATAGATTGCATAATGCTTCAGTAAGTACATCAAGTGAAAACCACCTTTTTTCTTTATTTTTTAAAACAGAAATAGTAGTTTATAAGAAATACATAAAAGGGAAGAGGGGGCGCTTGTTTGACTTTTTTAGAGAATATGAATACAATCTCAAATTTTTCTTTGAAAAGAAAAATTTGAATAAGGGTAAGTATATGTTATTATATAAATGTTTGCACTTTCCTTATCGTATTTATGAGAAATACTTATTAAAAAAAATAATTAGATGA
- a CDS encoding sugar 3,4-ketoisomerase — protein sequence MKENKVHDCSIVEMPVVHSLSGNISVLENHLNLPFDVKRVYYLYDIPTNSTRGGHAHYELEQYVIAASGSFVFVLDDGVERKEVFLNRPNKALHIKQGIWREMKDFSGGSVCLVLASMEYKESDYIRDYDEFKRQYEK from the coding sequence ATGAAAGAAAATAAGGTACACGATTGTTCCATTGTAGAGATGCCGGTAGTACACTCTCTTTCGGGTAATATCTCTGTCTTAGAAAACCACTTAAATCTGCCATTTGATGTGAAGAGGGTTTATTATTTATATGATATTCCTACTAATTCAACAAGGGGAGGGCACGCACATTATGAGTTAGAACAATATGTAATAGCAGCAAGTGGATCTTTTGTTTTTGTGTTGGATGATGGTGTTGAGCGTAAAGAAGTATTTCTGAATCGTCCCAACAAAGCATTGCATATTAAGCAAGGGATTTGGCGTGAGATGAAAGATTTTTCAGGAGGAAGTGTATGTTTAGTATTAGCCTCTATGGAGTATAAGGAAAGTGATTACATTCGCGATTATGATGAATTTAAAAGACAATACGAAAAATAG
- a CDS encoding oligosaccharide flippase family protein has protein sequence MSEKANKTYKDTFKNTIAFGGFQVFSILISVIRGKLIAVLLGPVGIGINNLFMSSLTMLTTFTGFGLDLSAVRAISESNENSSKIVKITKRLFLYTGILGLLLTLFLSYFLSKWTFATTSYTMSFALLSIYMLFTAINRGQQTIMRGLRKVKVLIYSGLISSLVGLFISIPLYYFLGKDGIVPAIILTSIAVVIVTSFYTKTFTNSNVEVSIEEIRSSGQEMVKLGMMMVVASLLGLITKYLINIWIGRIGDIADVGLYAAAIGISSQYIGFILNSLSADFFPRLVKVHNSSEGISRVVNEQTEVIVLLATPLLILLLITAPLLISLLLSKEFLPIVGFIRFIAIGSFFQMISFCMGYISFAKNDKKTYLILEGVLSNVFQLIITVGCYYFYGLKGLGYAFCTIYVLYSFIIYFFVRNKYGYKRNKETSELIAFSLLFLLAAFFAVLYIESALYKYLLTSIIFSLCFTYNYSVLNKRFDIITLIKHKFRKR, from the coding sequence ATGTCAGAAAAGGCAAATAAGACATATAAAGATACTTTTAAGAATACCATAGCTTTTGGAGGGTTTCAGGTATTTTCAATCCTGATTTCAGTTATCAGAGGGAAGCTTATTGCAGTATTGTTGGGTCCTGTGGGTATCGGGATTAATAATCTCTTTATGAGTTCTCTTACAATGTTGACTACATTCACTGGCTTTGGATTAGACTTGAGTGCAGTTAGGGCAATATCGGAATCAAATGAAAACTCAAGCAAAATTGTAAAAATAACGAAAAGGTTATTTTTATATACAGGGATATTAGGGCTGTTACTTACATTGTTTTTGTCTTATTTCCTTAGTAAATGGACTTTTGCCACAACTTCTTACACAATGTCATTTGCTTTGCTCTCGATCTATATGCTTTTTACGGCTATAAACAGAGGACAGCAAACCATTATGAGAGGGCTAAGAAAAGTAAAAGTACTTATATATAGTGGTCTAATTTCTTCTCTTGTAGGGTTGTTTATATCTATACCATTGTATTATTTTTTAGGCAAAGACGGGATTGTTCCTGCAATAATATTAACATCTATTGCAGTTGTTATAGTAACCTCTTTTTATACGAAGACGTTTACAAATAGTAATGTTGAGGTTTCTATAGAAGAAATAAGATCATCAGGACAAGAAATGGTTAAATTAGGGATGATGATGGTTGTTGCATCTTTGTTGGGTCTAATTACTAAATATCTAATTAATATATGGATAGGGAGAATAGGTGATATTGCAGATGTGGGGCTTTATGCTGCTGCAATAGGCATAAGTAGTCAATATATTGGTTTTATACTGAATTCATTGAGTGCTGATTTTTTCCCAAGATTAGTTAAGGTTCATAACAGTTCAGAAGGGATAAGTCGGGTTGTCAATGAACAAACAGAAGTAATAGTACTGTTAGCAACCCCTTTGTTGATATTATTGTTGATCACTGCCCCATTATTGATATCGCTGTTGTTAAGCAAGGAGTTTTTACCAATCGTTGGTTTCATAAGATTTATAGCTATAGGTTCATTCTTTCAAATGATTTCCTTTTGTATGGGGTATATTTCCTTTGCCAAAAACGATAAAAAAACATATTTGATATTAGAAGGAGTATTGTCTAATGTTTTTCAATTGATTATAACTGTAGGATGTTATTATTTCTATGGACTAAAGGGACTCGGATATGCATTCTGCACAATATATGTACTTTATTCTTTTATCATTTATTTTTTTGTTAGAAATAAATATGGTTACAAAAGGAATAAGGAAACTTCAGAATTAATAGCTTTCTCATTACTATTTTTATTGGCAGCTTTTTTCGCGGTATTATACATAGAAAGTGCTTTATATAAATATCTATTAACAAGCATAATTTTTTCCTTGTGTTTTACATATAATTATAGTGTATTGAATAAAAGATTTGATATAATCACTTTAATTAAACATAAATTTAGAAAAAGATGA
- a CDS encoding UDP-N-acetylglucosamine 4,6-dehydratase, producing the protein MIDIEAFIADCVIRRKESMFQQDFLQHSEALRKRIAGKSVLVIGGAGSIGSSFIKALLPFEPRSLVVVDTNENGLTELTRDLRSSGIYVPNDYVTYPMSYADTTFTKLFKKRGGFDIVANFSAHKHVRSEKDLCSVEALLKNNVMNAKGLLDLLCNYKPEHFFCVSTDKAANPVNIMGGSKKLMEDMIMAYANEFCVTTARFANVAFSNGSLPAGFLERIAKHQPLSAPSDVTRYFVSPGESGQICLMACMLGKTGQIYFPKLSEEQVLTFSEIAKALLRELGYEPLECKDEQEAIAKAKAGDGKQYPVYFSKSDTTGEKPYEEFYTEGEEVNLAQYKSLGVITVKDFKTRAAIEELIRTFATLFEREDTKKEDITQVMKAFLVNFDHKETGKYLDAKM; encoded by the coding sequence ATGATAGACATAGAAGCGTTCATAGCAGACTGCGTAATTCGGCGTAAGGAGAGTATGTTTCAGCAGGATTTTTTGCAGCATAGCGAGGCGTTGCGCAAGCGTATTGCAGGGAAATCGGTGTTGGTGATCGGTGGTGCGGGTTCTATTGGGAGTTCGTTTATCAAGGCATTGCTGCCGTTTGAGCCGCGTTCGCTAGTGGTAGTAGATACTAATGAGAATGGGCTAACGGAGCTAACACGCGATTTGCGTAGCTCAGGGATATACGTGCCCAATGACTATGTGACGTATCCGATGAGCTATGCCGATACGACTTTTACAAAGCTATTTAAGAAGCGCGGTGGCTTTGATATTGTTGCTAATTTTTCGGCACATAAGCACGTGCGCAGTGAAAAGGATTTGTGCTCTGTAGAGGCATTGCTCAAAAATAACGTAATGAATGCCAAAGGATTGCTTGACTTGCTGTGCAACTACAAGCCAGAGCATTTCTTCTGTGTATCGACTGATAAGGCGGCAAACCCTGTGAATATAATGGGGGGCAGTAAGAAGCTGATGGAAGATATGATAATGGCATACGCAAATGAGTTCTGTGTAACCACTGCGAGGTTTGCCAATGTGGCTTTCTCTAATGGGTCGCTACCTGCGGGCTTTTTGGAGCGCATAGCGAAGCATCAGCCACTTTCAGCACCCAGTGATGTAACGCGCTACTTTGTCTCACCCGGGGAGAGTGGGCAGATATGTCTGATGGCGTGTATGCTTGGTAAGACAGGGCAAATTTATTTTCCAAAGCTCAGTGAAGAGCAGGTACTCACTTTCTCAGAGATTGCAAAGGCATTGCTGAGGGAGTTGGGTTATGAGCCTTTAGAATGCAAAGATGAGCAGGAGGCGATCGCTAAGGCAAAGGCGGGAGATGGGAAGCAATACCCCGTGTATTTCTCAAAGAGTGATACCACAGGCGAGAAACCTTATGAAGAGTTTTATACTGAGGGCGAAGAGGTCAATTTAGCTCAATACAAGTCGCTGGGAGTGATTACGGTAAAAGATTTTAAGACGAGAGCAGCCATTGAGGAACTGATTCGTACTTTTGCGACACTATTTGAGCGTGAGGATACCAAGAAAGAGGATATAACACAGGTGATGAAGGCGTTTTTGGTGAATTTTGACCATAAGGAAACAGGTAAATATTTAGATGCAAAGATGTAA
- a CDS encoding LegC family aminotransferase gives MDTEAIIEFVRGLYHKPEGFIPLHAPVFQGNEKKYLEECIDTTFVSSVGKFVDLFEERMAQYTGAKYAVVCVNGTNALHIALKLSGVVTNDEVLTQPLTFIATTNAIVYAGAEPVFIDVDKDTMGLSPTALERFLQENAEVRDGECYNKVTGRRIKACMPMHTFGHACRIEELLEVCKAYHIELVEDAAEAIGSFYKGKHLGTYGKIGGISLNGNKTITTGGGGMILTDDEQLAKRAKHLTTQAKVPHQWEFVHDEVGYNYRMPNINAALGVAQLEQLEGFIANKRETAAAYKAYFEQIGIPFFAEREEERCNYWLNAIVLKNIEERDAFLQETNAKGMMTRPIWQLMNRLPMFKDCPKGDLSNAEWLEARVVNIPSGVRV, from the coding sequence ATGGATACAGAGGCAATCATTGAGTTTGTGCGAGGGCTTTATCATAAGCCAGAGGGGTTTATTCCGCTGCATGCTCCTGTTTTTCAGGGAAATGAGAAGAAATATTTAGAAGAATGTATCGATACAACTTTCGTATCGAGTGTAGGGAAGTTTGTAGACCTATTCGAGGAGCGAATGGCTCAGTACACAGGAGCTAAGTATGCTGTGGTGTGTGTGAATGGTACGAATGCCTTACATATTGCCTTGAAACTGAGTGGGGTCGTAACTAATGATGAGGTACTTACCCAACCGCTGACCTTTATTGCTACGACCAATGCCATCGTGTATGCGGGGGCAGAGCCTGTGTTTATTGATGTAGATAAGGATACTATGGGGCTTTCCCCTACAGCTTTGGAACGATTTTTGCAGGAGAATGCTGAGGTGCGAGATGGTGAGTGTTACAATAAGGTAACAGGCAGGCGCATTAAGGCTTGTATGCCTATGCACACCTTTGGACACGCGTGTAGGATAGAGGAGTTGTTGGAGGTTTGTAAAGCCTATCATATTGAATTGGTGGAAGATGCGGCAGAGGCAATCGGTAGTTTCTACAAAGGAAAGCATTTGGGGACGTATGGCAAGATAGGTGGTATTTCGCTCAATGGGAATAAGACGATCACCACAGGTGGTGGCGGGATGATACTCACTGACGATGAGCAACTTGCCAAACGTGCGAAGCATCTTACCACACAGGCAAAAGTGCCACACCAATGGGAGTTTGTACACGATGAGGTAGGCTATAATTACCGTATGCCTAATATCAATGCGGCACTCGGGGTAGCGCAGTTGGAACAGTTAGAAGGTTTTATTGCCAATAAACGTGAAACAGCTGCTGCCTACAAAGCGTATTTTGAGCAGATAGGGATACCTTTCTTTGCAGAGCGTGAAGAAGAGCGTTGTAACTATTGGCTGAACGCTATTGTGCTAAAAAATATAGAGGAGCGAGATGCTTTCTTGCAAGAGACGAATGCCAAGGGGATGATGACGCGCCCTATATGGCAGTTGATGAATCGTTTGCCGATGTTTAAGGATTGCCCCAAAGGCGACCTAAGCAACGCAGAATGGCTCGAGGCAAGAGTGGTGAACATACCAAGTGGGGTGAGGGTATAG
- a CDS encoding DegT/DnrJ/EryC1/StrS family aminotransferase, giving the protein MIKFLDLQKINLLHQQEIEERLLHTFRSGWYLLGNEVKRFENNLATYIGAKHAIGVANGLDALRLILRAYIELGIMQEGDEVLVPSNTYIASILAISDNKLVPILVEPDPHTYNIDITKIEEKITMRTKAILLVHLYGRVVWSEDIKHLAHKYNLKVVEDNAQAIGAEWKGRKTGNLGDAAGFSFYPGKNLGALGDAGAVTTNDNELAGAVRALANYGSNQKYVNIYKGLNSRLDELQAAVLDVKLQYIDKENQARRVIAHRYLTEIKNPYIQLPESPSDNKEHVWHLFVVRSENRDALQRYLEENGVQTLIHYPIPPHKQQAYREWNEMGYPISEQLHSEVLSLPISPVMVEEEVSKVIEVCNQYKG; this is encoded by the coding sequence ATGATAAAATTCCTTGATTTACAAAAGATAAATTTGCTGCATCAGCAAGAAATAGAAGAACGATTGCTACATACTTTTCGTAGCGGTTGGTATTTGCTTGGTAATGAAGTAAAACGTTTTGAAAATAATTTAGCAACCTACATAGGTGCAAAACACGCTATTGGAGTGGCTAATGGCTTAGATGCTTTACGGCTCATATTACGTGCTTATATAGAGTTGGGGATAATGCAAGAGGGTGATGAGGTGCTTGTCCCTTCAAACACTTATATAGCATCTATATTAGCCATTTCGGATAATAAGTTAGTACCTATATTAGTAGAGCCTGATCCACATACTTATAACATAGATATTACAAAGATAGAAGAGAAGATTACAATGCGAACAAAGGCTATTCTCTTAGTTCACTTATATGGTAGGGTGGTATGGAGTGAAGATATTAAACATTTGGCTCATAAATATAACCTTAAAGTGGTAGAAGATAATGCACAAGCAATAGGAGCTGAGTGGAAAGGTAGAAAAACGGGCAATTTGGGAGATGCAGCAGGATTTAGTTTTTACCCTGGTAAGAACTTGGGAGCCTTAGGTGATGCAGGTGCTGTTACCACTAATGATAACGAGTTGGCAGGGGCTGTGCGCGCTTTAGCTAATTATGGCTCTAATCAGAAATATGTAAATATTTACAAAGGACTTAATTCGCGTTTAGATGAATTACAAGCAGCTGTATTAGATGTGAAATTGCAATATATAGATAAAGAAAACCAAGCGAGAAGAGTTATTGCGCATCGTTATCTAACAGAAATAAAGAATCCTTACATACAGTTGCCTGAGTCGCCGAGTGATAATAAAGAACACGTGTGGCATCTGTTTGTAGTACGAAGTGAGAATAGAGATGCTTTACAGCGATATTTAGAAGAGAATGGGGTGCAAACACTTATACATTATCCTATTCCACCTCATAAGCAGCAGGCGTATCGTGAGTGGAATGAGATGGGCTATCCTATTTCAGAACAATTGCACAGCGAGGTACTCAGTTTACCGATAAGTCCTGTGATGGTGGAAGAGGAGGTTAGTAAAGTAATAGAGGTGTGTAATCAATATAAAGGGTAA